Genomic DNA from Streptomyces sp. GS7:
TCGACGGCCCGGCCATCACCGCCGGCGCCGTGCTCGCCACCAGGGACGGCACGGCGACAGCGAAGCAATGGCATAGCTGCACAGTTCAGTGAATTCGGCCCGACCGAGGCCGCGACCATCTGCTCGCGGCAGGACCTCGGCGCCAGTCCGGCATCCACCGGCATTCCGGCATCCGCCGGAACGCATCTCACGCCATCCGAAGGGGAACGGCCAGGAACCGGACCGTAGGTCAGCGCGTCACAGTGGCGTGCGGTGGTGGAAGGGAGGAGCAGTGGCGGCGGAATACGGGAGACGCAGTGCGTCGCATGGGATGGCCTGGCCTTGGTTCGGGGCTGCGCTGGTTGCCGTTTCCTGCGTCCTGACCGCCTGCGGAGGCGGCGGCAGCGGCTCGGGGACGCGCTCCGCACCGTCGCGCCGTTCCGTCGATCCGCTCACCGCGACGCCGGCGCCGTCTCCCCCGGCGGGAACCTCGGCGTCCCCCGGGACGGCCTCCGCGTCACCGGACTGTGTCGCCGGCGGCTCCGCCACCGTCACCCACGGCCCTGGGGACGCCTCCGTCCGGGACCTCTGTGTGCGCGCCGGCGCGACGGTCACCGTGGTTCTGGGGCCTCGCTCGGGGAGCGCCTGGCCGCGGCCGCACAGCAGCAATCCCATGCTGGCCGTGGTGACTTCGACCGCCACCGGCCGGAACGGCGCCACCCAGGTCACCGTGCGGGCCGCGCGCACCGGCCTGGTGACGGTGACCTGGGGTCCGGACGACACTCCTGTCTTCGCCCTCCGGCTGAACGTGGCGGGGTATCCGGTGCAGTGATCGGGACGCGCACGGCCGGTGCGCGTCCCGCAGGTGGGGTGCGCACCGGCCGCCGGGTGACGGTGATCCGTCGTGGTCAGTCGTTACGGGTGGCCACGAGGCGCCGTACGTCGAGGGACCATATGCCGCGACCGTGGGTGGCGGCGTACAGCTTGCCGTCCGGGCCGAGTCGCAGTTGCATCACGGCCGCGGTGGGGAGGTCGTGCCCTGCCACCTGCCACCGGGTGGCACCGGCGGGCCGGTAGAAGGTGGCCAGGTCGGTGCCGAGGGCGAGGCCGCCGTTCGGGAGCAGCTTCACCGTGTTGGCGGGTACGTCGGGCAGGTTCGCCGAGATGTCCGTCCAGTCGGTGCCGCCGTTCTTCGACTCGAAGACGTGGCCGACGCCTGCGCCGGGTCCTTCGGTCCACTTGCGGGAGAAGCCGTTGACGGCCACATACACATGCCGGGCGTTGGCCGGGTCGACCTCGAAGCCGGAGAGGTAGCGGTTGGGGAGGGTGCCGTCGACCGGGAGGGTGAGCTGGTGCCAGCCGGTGCCGTCGGCGTTGCCGACCGCGATGCCCCGGCTGAAGCCCTTGCTGTCGCAGGGGCCGCACCAGCCGGCGTACACGGTGCCGCCCGAGGACGTCACGGCGGTGGCCACGTGGCCGTCGCCGAGGTCGTAGGCGTTCTTCCACTCCGTCCGGGACCGGATCGCGAAGCCCTTGTTCTGCACCCATACATGCCGGCCACCGGCCACCCAGGTGTTGCCGTCCTTGGTGTCGGCGGTGATCGGGGCGATGAAGCGGGCGCCGGCACCGCCCAGGTCCTTGTCCGGCGGGGCGACCTCGTACTCGGTGGCCTTGGTCGGGTCCGTGTTCCACGAGCCGTCGTTGACACCGCAGTTCTGGGTGACCCACATGTCGAGGTAGACGTACTCCGCCGCGATGTTGCAGCCGTTGGCGGGGTCGGCGATGGTGTCGGCGCCGTCGCCGCCGAAGTTGGAACCCATGACCTTGTCCCGGCCGCGCAGGATCGACTGGCCGTTGTCCTGGAGGCCGCCGGTCACGGAGACGCCGCCGTGGGCGAGGTCCTTGCCGACGCCCACCGAGTAGTACTGGAGGGTGTCGAGGGTGCCGTCGTTGAGGGACTGCCAGTCCTTCGCGTGGCCGCCCGAGTCGACCGCACCGTTGAGCGGACGGCGGTAGATGCCGCCGTCGTTGCCGACGTACGCCCAGGTCTTGCCGTGGTAGCTGCCGATCGCGACCGCGTGCTGATCGGAGTGGGTGGTCTGCGAGCAGTCGCCGGTCTGCTTGGCCGGGTCGATGCTCCAGCAGGGGAAGGGGAAGTTCCAGTACGGGCCGGGTGTGGTCCAGCTCGTACCGCCGTTCTTGGTCTCGAAGACCTCTTCCAGGCCCAGGTACACGTGGTCGGCATTGGCGGGGTCGACCTGGAGGAACTGGTTGTACCAGGACTGGATGCCGGGCTGGTAGCCCGCGCTCTGGAGCGCGGACCCGGATGCCTTGAGCTTGGTGTAGTCGGCGACCTGCGTCCACGGCCCGAACGGCGAGCCGTTCTTCGACACGTACACGCCCTTGAGGCCGCTGTCCGGGTTGGCGGTGGTCTGCGCCGGCGACTGGTCGATGGCGTACAGCCGCGAGCCGTCGGCAGCGGCGGCGAACGTCATGTTGCCGACGTCGGCACTGCCGGTCGGCAGGTCGCCGAGCCCGCTGACCGGCTTCCAGCCGCCGTCCTGCTTGGCGTACAGCCCGTTGTAGGTGTCTCCGCCGCGCCAGCCGACGGCGAGCAGGACCTTGGACGGGTCCTTCGGGTCGACGGCGATGTCATTGGCGATGTTCTTGTACGGGGCGCTCGGGTCGGACGCCTTCGAACCGTCCGGCAGATAGTCCGGGTTGGGGGCGAACTCCAGCTTCCACGGACCGGACAGGGTGGTGGTCGAGTGCGACCACACGCCGCGGCTGGTCGCCGCCCAGACCGTGCCGCCCACGAACCGCAACGCGTGGATGACGGTGCTCTCCAGCTCGGCGCCGCCCACCCGGTTGCCGGGCCGGAACTGCCCGTGCCGCGGATCGCCCAGAACGTAGACGCCGGTACCTACGAAGGCGGTTGCCCCCGTGTTCGACTCGCCGGTGGCGTACCAGAGGCGCTTCTTGCCGTCCAGGGCCAGGGTCCCCGTGGACAGCGAGGGGAGTTTGTCGGCGATCGGCTCCCAGCGTCCGCCGCCGGTCTTCGACCGGAAGACGCCGCCGTTGGCGCCGCCCGCATACACATACCCCTGGTCGTCGGCTGCGATCCCGGTGATCCGACCGGTCACCTTCCCGAAGCCGCCGCTGGAGTTGGAGTTCACGTCGCGGTAGCGGGGGTCGTCGGCGTTGTACGCCTTCTTGGTGACGTGATCCCAGTCGCCTGGCGTGTGGCGCATCGACTGGAGCTGCTGCCAAGCGGCTCCGTAGGCACCCGGCGCGACCACACCGGGGGCCGTGCGTGCCTCGGTGAACTGGGCAGTGGCTTCGGCGGAGTTCTCCGCCTCGTCGGAGTCGCCCTCCGAGCCGCCCGGGGTGGCGGCAGCGGACTTTCCCCGACCGGCGTGCGCCGCCTTGATGTGCTGCCGACCGATGTCGGCCTGGTGGCGCGCGTTCCAGGGCCGGGGTCTGGACTCACCTGACGCCGCGAACGACTGGGTGGTCGCCAGTCCGAACGCGGCGGCTACGGCGGCGCAGGTGATGAACCGCCGACGATGCCGTTGGGGCACCATGCCCTCTCCTCCCTGCGCCGAGTATGGGGGGCTCGACGCGGAGGAGATCTTGGCGTGCCCGCGACAGCGCTGCGAAGGGGGCCGCAGGAAAAATGGTGCGGAGTTTACGTTTGCGGCCCGCTCGGCTCGAAACTCCCCTAACTTCCCGTTGACAACTGCTAGTTGATGTTGCCCACGGTGCCCGCGGAGTCGGCGGGACCGGCCGCCGGCAACCCGAGCGAGTCCGGCACAGCGGCTGGCGAGCGGACGGCGGCGCCGGTAGGGCTGCGGTGCCGGTGGGGCGCCGGTGCCGCTTGCGGCTCCTTATCTTCCCCCCGTCCCCTCACGCATCACTCACGCACGTGCCGGAAAGCCCGCGGCCGTCAGGTCCCGCCACCCACCGGCGCTCAACCGGCGAGTCCCCCGAGCAGTGCCCAAGTACGGCGCCGGTCGGCGTCTCCGGCGATCTCCGTCCCGGAGAACACCACCTCCGTCGCCCCGGCGTCCCGATAGCGCCGCACCTCGGCGGCGACCGTCTTCTCGTCGCCGATCACCGCCACATCGGCCGCCCGTCGGCCGCCGGAGAGTTCGATGACCCGCGCATAGGACGGGATCCGCTCGTAGAACGCGAGCTGCTCGACGGCCTTCTCCCGCACAGAGTCCACATCGTCGGTCACCACGCCCTGCACCAGCGCGACGATCCGGGGCGCGGGCCGGCCGGCTGCCGATGCGGCCGCCGTGACGGCCGGAACGATGTGCTCGCTCAGGGCGCGCGGCCCGGCCAGATAGGGCAGGATCCCATCCGCCAGCTCACCGCTGACGCGTAGCGCCTGGGGCCCCATCGCGGCGACGAGCAACGGCACGCCCGCCTCGGCGCCCGGCACCCGGGCGGGGATCGGCGTCCTCGCGGTGAGCAGTTCGCCGTGGAAGTCGGCGGTACCGGTCTCGGTCAACTGCCGCAGCGCGGTGAGGAATTCGCGCAGCCGCGCGATGGGCCGCTCGAAGGGGACACCGAAGCCCCCCTCGGTCAGGAGCTTGGTACCGAGCGCCAGTCCGAGGTGGTAGCGGCCGTGCGTGGCCGCCTGGGCCGTCAGGGCCTGGCTGGA
This window encodes:
- a CDS encoding glycosyl hydrolase, whose product is MVPQRHRRRFITCAAVAAAFGLATTQSFAASGESRPRPWNARHQADIGRQHIKAAHAGRGKSAAATPGGSEGDSDEAENSAEATAQFTEARTAPGVVAPGAYGAAWQQLQSMRHTPGDWDHVTKKAYNADDPRYRDVNSNSSGGFGKVTGRITGIAADDQGYVYAGGANGGVFRSKTGGGRWEPIADKLPSLSTGTLALDGKKRLWYATGESNTGATAFVGTGVYVLGDPRHGQFRPGNRVGGAELESTVIHALRFVGGTVWAATSRGVWSHSTTTLSGPWKLEFAPNPDYLPDGSKASDPSAPYKNIANDIAVDPKDPSKVLLAVGWRGGDTYNGLYAKQDGGWKPVSGLGDLPTGSADVGNMTFAAAADGSRLYAIDQSPAQTTANPDSGLKGVYVSKNGSPFGPWTQVADYTKLKASGSALQSAGYQPGIQSWYNQFLQVDPANADHVYLGLEEVFETKNGGTSWTTPGPYWNFPFPCWSIDPAKQTGDCSQTTHSDQHAVAIGSYHGKTWAYVGNDGGIYRRPLNGAVDSGGHAKDWQSLNDGTLDTLQYYSVGVGKDLAHGGVSVTGGLQDNGQSILRGRDKVMGSNFGGDGADTIADPANGCNIAAEYVYLDMWVTQNCGVNDGSWNTDPTKATEYEVAPPDKDLGGAGARFIAPITADTKDGNTWVAGGRHVWVQNKGFAIRSRTEWKNAYDLGDGHVATAVTSSGGTVYAGWCGPCDSKGFSRGIAVGNADGTGWHQLTLPVDGTLPNRYLSGFEVDPANARHVYVAVNGFSRKWTEGPGAGVGHVFESKNGGTDWTDISANLPDVPANTVKLLPNGGLALGTDLATFYRPAGATRWQVAGHDLPTAAVMQLRLGPDGKLYAATHGRGIWSLDVRRLVATRND
- a CDS encoding LLM class F420-dependent oxidoreductase — translated: MVTGVALNAIDADNQIDATVRLAHEAAAAGLRSAWFGQTFGVDSPQLAAVVGREVPGLHVGTSAIPVFGRHPLVVSSQALTAQAATHGRYHLGLALGTKLLTEGGFGVPFERPIARLREFLTALRQLTETGTADFHGELLTARTPIPARVPGAEAGVPLLVAAMGPQALRVSGELADGILPYLAGPRALSEHIVPAVTAAASAAGRPAPRIVALVQGVVTDDVDSVREKAVEQLAFYERIPSYARVIELSGGRRAADVAVIGDEKTVAAEVRRYRDAGATEVVFSGTEIAGDADRRRTWALLGGLAG